The segment gtctcctacctgagtccgccaatctccccgtgtgccgccccccccaaaataattctggggctgcctctcgtgccagTTACCTCGCGCCACATCCTTGTAGTGTCGCcgctccgcttttgctgcctccagctcctttttcggacggcgatactctcccggctgtgcccatggtcctttgccgtccaaaatttcctcccatgtccaggagtccatgttcccacgctgcttggtcctttgttggtggatgattctgtaacgattgtcatctggagaaggagaagaggaccaaggtgcagcgtggtaagtattcataaataCGTTTCTTTATTAAATATGAACACTAActaaacaacaacatgacaaacgaacagttctgaaaggtgacgacaaacactaaacagaaaataatcacccacaactcaaagtgggaaaacaggctacctaaatatggttctcaatcagagacaacgatagacagctgcctctgattgagaacaacACACACGGctaaacaaagaaatagacaacatagaactccagacatagaatgcccacccaaactcacgccctgaccaaccaaaatagagacataaaaaggatctctacggtcagggcgtgacaacatgttaattgaaatgcattccaggtgactacctcatgaagctagttgagagaatgccaagtgtgtgcaaagctgtcatcaaaggcaaaggatggctatttgaagaatctcaaatataaaatatatttggatttgtttaacaattttgtggttactacatgattccatgtgttatttcatagttttgatgtcttcactattattctacaatgtaaaaaattgtaaaaataaagaaaaacccttgaataaattggtgttctaaaacttttgaccggtagtgtacgcCCCTCGTACACATTCTAGTACTAAAAtcggcagcaggtagcctagatgTCAGAGATGTTGAACGGTAACTGTAAGGATGCTGGTTCAAATGGTTATTATTGTAATTACAGACATGACGCAATATAACGAAAGATTTGGTACTATAAGGATGGTCAGACGACGTCCTGTCTTTGTTTCAACTGTGGACGCACAAGCTGCAAGAAGCAGGTAATGTATGAATGGGAATGGACTAAGAATGGGTATATGTTCTgaatcaatttttttttattacaccATTTCTATATTTACCTAATAGATTACTTATAATCATAAAGTTATTTTCTTAGTGTTGTATATGAAGGTTTTTTCATATGTCCTTTCAGGAGAAATGGACCACGCAACCCCTCTCAGAATTTCAGAGCTGTTCCTGGATCTTGGGACAAGTCGGCGATACCTGACATTGGATACAAGGTAACTTGTTTACATGAGATTCTACTGCTTTGACTTGCAGGGAAGTTTAACATTGCCTTTCATTTGGTTTCAGCTGTGACAACCATTTTGTTTTCCCCTCCTGCAGACAGTCACTCTTCTGAGTTCTGACAGGGACTATCAGAATGTCCAGGAACTTTTCAACAACACCATGAGGGGCTTCCAAATCACCAGCATCGAGAGGGTCCAAAACAGGGACCTCTGGGAAGTCTTCCAGTGGTATGTTTACATCAACTCTCACACACAATCCTAGCATGTTACTTCCAAACTACTATGTAAAGCCTGGCTTGAACAAGATTATTGGTAAGCAAGAATTGAAAACCAGGGTGTGTAGAAATGGGTGTGTAGAAATGGTCAGGGTGTGTAGAAATGCTAGACACAAAATATAAGGTGAACATCTCCTATATTTAAAGGTTTATTAGACAAGAGAGACATAGACATACATGTTCATGTAAGAGGTCTTCAACAAATctcaccccctcccccctcaGGGGAGGGCTGACCTAAATACTCTTGCCTATCTTTTTTCACTGCCAAAGCATTAAATCAGGGCGGAGACCTTGAGGTTGAATAGACTATACATTTGAAACGTCTTAATCGCTTAAAGACACCCATAGACGATTTTATGTCTTAGGGGCCCAGATACCAGTTACTGAGAGCTGCTTTACGGTGACCTCTGGCCTTACAGACGGTACATAGAGGCAAAATTTCAATAGGGAATAACCGTCCAAAAATATAATTCTTAATAGCAGCTAATGGTAATTTCCTCTTTCTCAGGAAAAGAGATTTGATGAAGAAAAACAATGGAGGTAAAAACAGCAAGGAGCTACATCTCTTCCACGGAACGGACCCAAAACACGTAGACGCCATTTGCAGAGATAACTTCGACTGGAGGCTGTGTGGAACCAATGGAACTGTGTATGGCGAAGGTACCTCATGTTAACCAACTGTCAGAAGTGTAGTCAGATTTTAGAAGCAGTCATGATCTCACTATAGTCAGTCATTTTGTTTTACTGATGATCTTCTCTGTTTGTTTAAGGGAGTTACTTTGCCAGGGATGCCAAGTACTCACACAGCTACACCAGCCACTCAGGAGTGAGGTCCATGTTTGCTTGTCGGGTGCTTGTTGGCGACTACACAAGGGGTAATTCGGCGCTCCGTCGTCCCCCTCCAAAAGGCGAGGGAAGCCCGACTCtctatgacagctgtgtggacaATGTCCTGAACCCATCCATATATGTGGTTTTTGAAAAGCACCAGGTGTACCCCGAGTTCCTCATCAAATACGATGATGGCGTCATGCACTGGACCTCTTCGGCTCCAGCTCCACGCAAGACTGTCTCTATCCAATCCACTTCCTTAACCCCAACATCCAACCGGATTCAAGCCACAGCTGCTGCTACCACATCGAAGAGAGATCCATCCACTTTGAGTCCATCTAAAACTGCAGCCACAACTTCCTCAAATCCAACCCGTTCTCTTCCCGCCTCGCGGTTTCTCCCAAAACCTGACCAAACCCCATTAGCATTCAGTCAATCTCCAGTCCTCATAAAGCCAGCCCTAAGTTCTCAATTGGTGGATACCACCCTAGGCCCAGAGATCACTCCCTCATTTGCaaacctctctcacacactcactacccCAGCCGGCACCCCCTCTCGTACTCTcactaccccagccagtaccccctCTCGTACGCtcactaccccagccagtatcccctctcaCACATTCACTACCCCAGCCAGCACCCCCTCTCGTACGCtcactaccccagccagtatcccctctcaCGCACTcactaccccagccagtaccccctCTCGTACTCtcactaccccagccagtatcccctctcacacactcactacccCAGCCAGCACCCCCTCTCGTACTCTcactaccccagccagtaccccctCTCGTACTCTcactaccccagccagtaccccctCTCGTACACTCACTACCCCAGCCAGTACACCCTCTCGTACACTCACTACCCCAGCCAGTACACCCTCTCGTACGGTcactaccccagccagtaccccctCTCTTACGCTCACTAACCCAGCCAGTACCCCCTCTCGTACTCtcactaccccagccagtatcccctctcacacactcactacccCAGCCAGCACCCCCTCTCGTACTCTcactaccccagccagtaccccctCTCGTACTCTcactaccccagccagtaccccctCTCGTACACTCACTACCCCAGCCAGTACACCCTCTCGTACACTCACTACCCCAGCCAGTACACCCTCTCGTACGGTcactaccccagccagtaccccctCTCTTACGCTCACTAACCCAGCCAGTAccccctctcacacactcactacccCAGCCAGTACACCCTCTCGTACGCTCACTACCCCAGCCAGGACCCCCTCTCTTACGCTCACTAACCCAGCCAGTACCCCATCTTATACACTcactaccccagccagtaccccctCTCGTACGCTCACTAACCCAGCCATTACCCCCTCTCGTACGCTCACTAACCCAGCCATTACCCCCTCTCGTACGCTCACTACCCCAGCCAATACACCCTTTCTTGCATTCACTACCCCAGCCATTACCCCCTCTTATACATTcactaccccagccagtaccccctCTTATACATTCACTACCCCAGCCAGCACAGCCTCTCGTAGACTGGCTCTCCAaccccccagcccctctcctaCACTCACTCTCTCAGCCAGCACCCTGTCTCCTGCACTTTCCCCTTTAACTGGCACCCTATCTCTGGCTCACACCCGCTCAACGACTACTACTCACACTCTCTCTGCCAGCAGTACCTCTCACCCACTATCCCCTTCATACTCATTGAGCACACCTTACCAcacactttctcactcatcatacACCCCCACttacacacaaactctctcacacacttccCCCTCCACGTTAAGCAATTCTCCAAGCACACTCTCCCCCTCAGCAAGCAACCCATCTCGGGTGTTCTCTCCCTCGGCAGGTGCCTTCTATCGTCCACTATCTACCACAACAAGCACCACTAGATCTCCTCCTGAGTCACTGTATAGTGTTCCAACAGCTCAAAGGAGGGACaccaaagaaaaaaacaaatgcCTTCtgcaataacttgactttgtcaGGAGCAGTAAGTAGAATGTTTTGATGGCAAACttctaaaaaagaaaagaaaataagAAAGAAGATGTATTAAAATTATGAATGATCATTTAATTTGCATATCAAAGATGTAGTATAGCTGTGTATCTTTACCTGTAAGGGCTACATAACAGTAAAGCTGTTAACAACAAACCAGACATTTGTAATTTTGCACAAATATGAATTTGATGAGCATGTTTCCTTTACTCAGGTCTGCTGACACAGTCCATACATTTTGTAAATGAAACCAGTTTGATGTCTGTGTTTTAAACTGAATAAACTCAGAAAATCATTGATTGTGGATGTTTTTTGGACAAGCCTACTCTTTTCTAAGAGATTTGGAAACACCCTAATGTCAGAAACGTAATTTTTGGGGGACAAAAATTGTCTTTATTGACATTAAACTGAATCAATGACTCACTACTGCTGCTCCTGTGTGTCTAACAGGCCTATTGTGATGTAAATGAAGGTTCCAAATGCCACTGGGACAGAGTTCAATTTGAGTATTTAAAAGGGTTTGTTCTGTCATTAGTGTGTTCCATTGCCTGTTTGTTATACTTGGCTACCTTCATAATAGGGGAGTGGTTACATATGCTGTAAGTTTCATTTAGTCAGAAATGGTTTTGTCGCATGCTGGTCACCTGTTTTGTAGTTAATGAAGGGCAAAGTTCTACTTCAGATTTGACAATATATGTACAGTTTTGCGAGGGCCAACAGTCAGGTGTCCTATGGTGACTGACATGGATACAACAGCTCTGATCTACAAGGTCTTCTGTGCCCAAAATGGGTCCTTTGAGCTGGGAGAATTACGTGCCAACATTAGCACGATGGAAGATGACCTGGAAAGTGTTTTAGGGAATCAGGAGATGTTTACCAGGGCTGTCTCTAAGGGAAACAAACTGATAGTTGCCAAGACGAAGATGAGGTTATGCAGAGCTAATGGATGTAGTGGCTGCAGCAATTTACAGCTGTGTAAGTTTTATCTGTATGGAACAttaatttttatattttatttcacctttatttaaccaggtaggccagttgagaacaagttctcatttacaactgcgacctggccttgataaagcatagcagtgtgacaaaaacaacaacacagagttacacatggaataaacgtacagtcaaaaacacaaaagaaaaatctgtatacagtgtgtgcatatgaagtaaggaggtaaggcaataaataggccctaatagcgaagtaattacaatttagcaattaacactggagtgatagatgtgcagatgaggatgtgcatgTAGAAATACTGGTTtgtaaaagagcagaaaaactcaaacaaatatggggatgaggtagggagttggatgggctatttacagatgggctgtgtacagctgcagcgatcggtaagctgctctgacagctgatgcttaaagttagtgagggagatataagtctccagcttcagtgatttttttttgcaattcattccagccattggcagcagagaactggaaggaaaggtggccaaagaggaattggttttgggggtgaccaatgaaatatacctgatggagcgcgtgctacgggtgggtgctgctatggtgaccagtgagccgaGATAAGGCGGGCATTAccgagcaaagacttatagatgacctgctcaatgtgagtctggaaggagagtttagagtctaaccagacacctaggtatttgtagttgtccacatattctaagtcagaaccgtccagagtagtgatactagatgggagggcaggtgcgggcagcgattggttaaagagcatgcatttagttttacttgaatttaagagcagttggatgccacggaaggagtgttgtatggcattgaagctcatctggaggtttgttaacacagtgtccaaagaagggccagaagtatacagaatggtgtcgtctgcgtagaggtggatcagagaatcatcagcggcaagagtgacatcattgatgtatacagagaaaagagtcggcccgagaattgaaccctgtggcaccctcatagagactgcccgaggtccggacaacagtccCACCGATttggcacactgaactctgtctgagaagtagttggtgaaacaggcgaggcagtcatttgagaaaccaaggctgttgagtctgccgacaagaatgcagtgattgacagagtcgaaagccttggccaggtcgatgaatacggctgcacggtattgtattttatcgatggcggttatgatatcgtttaggaccttgagtgtggctgaggtgcacccatgaccagctcggaaaccagattgcctagtggagaaggtacggtgggattctaaatggtcggtgatctgtttgttaacttggctttcgaagaccttagaaaggcagggtatgatagatataggtctgtaacagtttgggtcgagAGTGTCTCCCACTTTGAAGAggtggatgaccgcggcagctttccaatctttggggatctcagaagatatgaaagagaggttgaactggTTAGtagggggttgcaacaattgcggcggataattttagaaagagagggtccagattgtctagcccagctgatttgtaggggtccagattttgcagctctttcagaacatcagctatctggatttgggtgaaggagaaatgggggaggtttgggcaagttgctgtggggggtgcagagctgttggccagggtagccaggtggaaagcagggccagccatagaaaaatgcttattgaaattctcaattatcgtggatttatcggtagtgacagtgtttcctagcctcagtgcagtgggcagctgggaggaggtgctctcattctccatggagtttacagtgtcccagaacttttcgAAATTAGTggtacaggatgcaaatttctgtttgaaaaagctagcctttgctttcctaactgcctgtgtatattggttcctaacttccctgaaaagttgcatatcgcaggggctattcgatgctaatgcagtacaccacaggatgtttttgtgctggtcaagggcagtcaggtctggagtgaaccaaaggctatatctgttcttagttctacatttcttgaatggggcatgcttatttaaggtaatgaggcagtgatctctgagatcctggttgaagacagcagaggtgtatttagagggaaagttggttaggatgatatctatgagggtgcccgtgtttacggatttagggttgtacctggtaggttccatgataatttgtgtgagattgagggcatctagcttagattgtaggagggccggggtgttaagcatatcccagtttaggtcacctaacagtatgaactctgaagataaatggggggcaatcaattcacatatacACAGCTGTGAGCTGAGGGGGGTTTATAAAAGGCGGCAATAGTGAGAGatttatttctggaaaggtggatttttaaaagtagaagctcaaacagttatggcacagacctggatagtatgacagaactctgcaggctatctctgcagtagattgcaactccgccccctttggcagttctatcttggcggaaaatgttgtagttggggatggaaatttaaGAATTTTtagtggccttcctaagccaggattcagacacggctaggacatcagggttgtcggagtgtgctaaagcagtgaagagaaaaaaacttagggaggaggcttctgatgttaacatgcatgaaaccaaggcttttatggttacagaagtcaacaaatgatagcgcctggggaataggagtggaactgggggcttcagggcctgggttaacctctacatcaccagaggaacagaggaagagtaagataagggtacggctaaaggctataagaactggtcgtctattGCGTTGGGagcagagaataaaaggagcagatttctgggtgtggtagaatagattcgaggcataatgtacagacaagggtaaggtaggatgtgagtacagtggaggtaaacctatgcgTTGAATGACGATGAGAGCGGTTACGTCTCTGGAGGCATCAGTTAACCTCGGTGaggtctctgcatgtgtgtgtggtaggacgaaagagctatctaaggcattttgagcgggactgagggctctacagtgaaataaaacaatacaaaCTAGCCAAggcagcagtagacaaggcatattgacattagagagaggcataaagcaatcacaggtgttgatcaggagagcgaagacaacaacgggtaaatggcgatgaatgggcagagcgggtcagttaggtacatacaggacctgatttcgaggctggggccgacaggtaaacaaagtgaggtaccgtgttattgaaacagtccagggggcatcagctgtgtagctgagtgattatagggtcaaaagagcagcaataggCGAGTCAGGATGCTGTTCGGTAGTCACTACTATGCTAGGCGAGCAGGGGACACAGCGTTCAGAAAATCTAGCGGGCCGGTGCTAGAAGATGGTTCTTCGACAATATCAAAACAGAATAGCCAGTTGAGACCACATCGGGCGATCACGTtggcagtccagtcgtgatggatcggcagtacttgagtaaaagtatagataccttaatagaaagttactcaagtaaaagttacgcagtaaaatactacttgagtaaaagtcttaaagtatttggtcctaaatatttattattattattattattttttttttaccgttattttaccaggtaagttgactgaaaacacgttctcatttgcagcaacgacctggggaatagttacaggggagaggagggggatgaatgagccaattgtaaactggggattattaggtgacaatgatggtttgagggtcagattgggaatttagccaggacaccggggttaacacccctactcttacgataagtgccatgggatatttaatgacctcagagagtcaggacacccgtttaacgtcccatccgaaagacggcaccctacacagggcagtgtccccaatcactgccctggggcattgggatatttcttagaccagaggaaagagtgcctcctactggccctccaacaccacttccagcagcatctggtctcccatccagggactgaccaggaccaaccctgcttagcttcagaagcaagccagcagtggtatgcagggtggtatgctgctggcacttaagtatcaaaagtaaaagtatgaataatttaaaattccttcTATCAAGCACAGCAGGCGGTACCatgttcttgtttttaaaatgtgtgGATAGCAAAGggcacactccaatactcagacatcatttacaaaagatgcatttgtgtttagggaGGCCGCCAGAGCagagggatgaccatgtgttgtcTCGATAAGTgcttgaattggaccattttcctgtcctgctaagcgttGAAAACGTagagtacttttggatgtcagggaaaatgtatggagtaaaatgtacattatttccccgagtggcacagtggcctaaggcactgcatcccagtgctTGCTGTGCCACTAGAAAACcttgttcgagtccaggctctgtcgcagccggccgcaaccgggagacccacgGGGCGGCACACAAGTggccaggttaggggagggtttggccggcagggatgttccggtcccatcgcgcactagcaactcATGTAGCGGGCCAGGCgcaatgcatgctgacacggtcgccaggtgtacggtgcttcctccgggttaagcgggcgttgtgtcaagaagcagtgcggcttggctgggttgtgtttcggaggatgcacggccCTCGACCTttacctctcccgagcccgtacgggagttacaGCTATGGAacaggactgtaactaccaatttgggAGAAAAAGagatacaaaaataaataagtgCATTatattctttaggaatgtagtaaagtaaaagtaaaagttgtcaaaaatgtcaatagtaaagtacagataccaaaaaaaacctacttaagtagtactttcaagtaatTTTAAATAAGTAATTTACACCACTGATCCTACTTATTCTGCATCTCTTTTATGTCCACAGTTTCTGTATCTCTTTTATGtccacggccaggtggactggggacaacaaggagtcatcatgccaggtagtcctgaggcatggtcctagggcttaggtcctccgagagaaagaaaagaaaagaaaagaaaagaaaagaaaagaaaagaaaagaaaagaaaagaaaagaaaagaaaagaaaagaaaagaaaagaaaagaaaagaaaagaaaagaaaagaaaagaaaagaaaagaaagaaagaaagaaagaaagaaagaaagaaagaaagaaagaaagaaagaaagaaagaaagaaagaaagaaagaaagaaagaaagaaagaaaga is part of the Salvelinus fontinalis isolate EN_2023a chromosome 39, ASM2944872v1, whole genome shotgun sequence genome and harbors:
- the LOC129838853 gene encoding protein mono-ADP-ribosyltransferase PARP12-like isoform X2 gives rise to the protein MAQQLLLKVICNHQGTLDYADLADIGYDMICALEKLVENDLCSIAVSKGNERIIAKTKVRRCKAQQCDGCNDLHLCKLYLFGDCTNSRGRRTCRFGHVLHSEHNSRVLREHKLETLSRQELRQLLLQNDNSLLPPVCNSYNKGTRPYGNCPDQEGCRRLHVCDRYIRGTCSSGADCNRCHDFFEPHPRWTLQQRGVPNDLMASMLSTYRNIQAMKSEGASGAASINRPQSCPQRNTVRNEICLFFVKGDCKQGEKCSRVHYKMPYKWEVNNGQTWSALPENEAIERDFCDPSKIHSEGAERVRFDSMSRGLWDVRRLSTVSSVTKPTYVLTTEWVWFWEDEYGKWVQYASIKEMHRLSSITSEDLEKRFQEDQSAVVKFTAGQQSYELSFRDMTQYNERFGTIRMVRRRPVFVSTVDAQAARSRNGPRNPSQNFRAVPGSWDKSAIPDIGYKTVTLLSSDRDYQNVQELFNNTMRGFQITSIERVQNRDLWEVFQWKRDLMKKNNGGKNSKELHLFHGTDPKHVDAICRDNFDWRLCGTNGTVYGEGSYFARDAKYSHSYTSHSGVRSMFACRVLVGDYTRGNSALRRPPPKGEGSPTLYDSCVDNVLNPSIYVVFEKHQVYPEFLIKYDDGVMHWTSSAPAPRKTVSIQSTSLTPTSNRIQATAAATTSKRDPSTLSPSKTAATTSSNPTRSLPASRFLPKPDQTPLAFSQSPVLIKPALSSQLVDTTLGPEITPSFANLSHTLTTPAGTPSRTLTTPASTPSRTLTTPASIPSHTFTTPASTPSRTLTTPASIPSHALTTPASTPSRTLTTPASIPSHTLTTPASTPSRTLTTPASTPSRTLTTPASTPSRTLTTPASTPSRTLTTPASTPSRTVTTPASTPSLTLTNPASTPSRTLTTPASIPSHTLTTPASTPSRTLTTPASTPSRTLTTPASTPSRTLTTPASTPSRTLTTPASTPSRTVTTPASTPSLTLTNPASTPSHTLTTPASTPSRTLTTPARTPSLTLTNPASTPSYTLTTPASTPSRTLTNPAITPSRTLTNPAITPSRTLTTPANTPFLAFTTPAITPSYTFTTPASTPSYTFTTPASTASRRLALQPPSPSPTLTLSASTLSPALSPLTGTLSLAHTRSTTTTHTLSASSTSHPLSPSYSLSTPYHTLSHSSYTPTYTQTLSHTSPSTLSNSPSTLSPSASNPSRVFSPSAGAFYRPLSTTTSTTRSPPESLYSVPTAQRRDTKEKNKCLLQ
- the LOC129838853 gene encoding protein mono-ADP-ribosyltransferase PARP12-like isoform X1, with product MAQQLLLKVICNHQGTLDYADLADIGYDMICALEKLVENDLCSIAVSKGNERIIAKTKVRRCKAQQCDGCNDLHLCKLYLFGDCTNSRGRRTCRFGHVLHSEHNSRVLREHKLETLSRQELRQLLLQNDNSLLPPVCNSYNKGTRPYGNCPDQEGCRRLHVCDRYIRGTCSSGADCNRCHDFFEPHPRWTLQQRGVPNDLMASMLSTYRNIQAMKSEGASGAASINRPQSCPQRNTVRNEICLFFVKGDCKQGEKCSRVHYKMPYKWEVNNGQTWSALPENEAIERDFCDPSKIHSEGAERVRFDSMSRGLWDVRRLSTVSSVTKPTYVLTTEWVWFWEDEYGKWVQYASIKEMHRLSSITSEDLEKRFQEDQSAVVKFTAGQQSYELSFRDMTQYNERFGTIRMVRRRPVFVSTVDAQAARSRRNGPRNPSQNFRAVPGSWDKSAIPDIGYKTVTLLSSDRDYQNVQELFNNTMRGFQITSIERVQNRDLWEVFQWKRDLMKKNNGGKNSKELHLFHGTDPKHVDAICRDNFDWRLCGTNGTVYGEGSYFARDAKYSHSYTSHSGVRSMFACRVLVGDYTRGNSALRRPPPKGEGSPTLYDSCVDNVLNPSIYVVFEKHQVYPEFLIKYDDGVMHWTSSAPAPRKTVSIQSTSLTPTSNRIQATAAATTSKRDPSTLSPSKTAATTSSNPTRSLPASRFLPKPDQTPLAFSQSPVLIKPALSSQLVDTTLGPEITPSFANLSHTLTTPAGTPSRTLTTPASTPSRTLTTPASIPSHTFTTPASTPSRTLTTPASIPSHALTTPASTPSRTLTTPASIPSHTLTTPASTPSRTLTTPASTPSRTLTTPASTPSRTLTTPASTPSRTLTTPASTPSRTVTTPASTPSLTLTNPASTPSRTLTTPASIPSHTLTTPASTPSRTLTTPASTPSRTLTTPASTPSRTLTTPASTPSRTLTTPASTPSRTVTTPASTPSLTLTNPASTPSHTLTTPASTPSRTLTTPARTPSLTLTNPASTPSYTLTTPASTPSRTLTNPAITPSRTLTNPAITPSRTLTTPANTPFLAFTTPAITPSYTFTTPASTPSYTFTTPASTASRRLALQPPSPSPTLTLSASTLSPALSPLTGTLSLAHTRSTTTTHTLSASSTSHPLSPSYSLSTPYHTLSHSSYTPTYTQTLSHTSPSTLSNSPSTLSPSASNPSRVFSPSAGAFYRPLSTTTSTTRSPPESLYSVPTAQRRDTKEKNKCLLQ